A window of Vidua macroura isolate BioBank_ID:100142 chromosome 4, ASM2450914v1, whole genome shotgun sequence genomic DNA:
ttttggcAACTTCTCTCACTCCTCTTCACCTTTCTCACATGTAGCAGtcagctccagcaccaccaGTTGAACCAGGAGAGAGAAGCTCTGATGAACTAAATTATTGTAGTGCTTGCTGTGCCCTGAAGggaatttttcctcttgcatCAAAGTAGGTTATAAAGTGGTgtcttctcccttctcccttcccccagccagctGGATGGTTCTTTCTTGTGCTCCTACAGCAGTAACTGTTTCCTTCACAGCTGGAAAAGTGCTGTGTCATTGGCAGGAACACAAGCACAGTTCTTCTTGCTGACTCTCTCCCACACAGTCATTGTGTAGCCTTCCCAAGGCATAGGAACAAGTGTATTCCTTGTACAGCAGGCTGACAGCTTCATATCAAACACTGGTGCCTAAATGTGACGAGTAAATTAAATCTTTCAACAAATGGGTTTGCTGCTTTCTaaattctcctcttcctcaatTGATCTAAGCATTGAAAATTGAAGAAAACAATGATGTCAGTCTTCACTGACCTACATTAAAAGAGCTAAGCACAAATGAAATTCAAATAAGAAAGTCCGAACAGCGTGTTCTGTACCTTTGAACTATTCcaaattttctccctttttaaaGGAGACATAGCATCGAGGCCAATCATGTGTTTACCAGTGTGTTATAAACCACACATACAAAGTGAGTCCTTGTTTAGAAAAGAGCCTTTCTGGACCACAAGACAGAATCAGAAGGTGGGGTGTGATAGCTGAGTCagttgtatttaatatttttttttatgccatTTGTCTTTCCTAGGGAATGTGACCAAGTGATTCTGTACAGTTTTATTAGCTGAGTTATGCTGTTAAACCAAACATTCAAACTGCATATTTTAAAGGGTTATTATAAAAACTGTGGTCCTCTGAAGATGGGTGTTACTGGACTAACAATGAAATAGTAATCTTAATGTTACTTCATCAGTGCAAACCCATTAATGTGAacattttcagtgttgtttttcagaagagaaaatacttGGGGTGAGAGGCAGAAATGGATCCATTTCCTCAAGTTCACCTtgaacaagggaaaaaagaaacttctGAAGTGTGTGGTTTTCAACATTGGGAAAGGGATTTACCTCTCAGTGCAAATGACTCAGTTGATAATGCCCTTCAGGCTTGAATGCTGCATGTAAATGAAATTTTGGAAGAGCTGTAGTTTAAGCTTCACTTGCAAGTTATGTAAacctttaatttaatttccccaTCTTTACCCAAGGCTGGCAGTACACTTGCAGATCTCTGCTTGATTGAAGCATGACCAATTTCTGCTCTGTGAATAAGATGGGGAGAGAATTGTAAGCTCACAGCTGCCTGTGAAAATGAACTCCCTCTTTACATTAATTTGATACAGCATTTTCCAAGATTTATCTGTATGATTCCTTAACATGATATTGTCTATACATAGGATTGCTTCAGCCTGCACTTCTTTTTCCTCTAATTTCTCAAATTCATGAACATTTTCTATGAGTCTCCTGACTTTATGATGTTTTATAAGTGCACAGAACTGGAAGTTTGTCTCACCTGGGTGTGTGACTGAATCTTACCCAAACACAGGTGCCTGTTTAGCCTGATTGTGTAGATTCACGGAGATGCTGTCAGTTGTGCATAGAGTGTAATACCATTGGCAAAAAGAGGGGGTTTACTCTAAAATGGGACAGATTGCAACTGAGTACCATTTCATGGGATCAGAGCCAGGGAAACTTGCCTTGCCTTTCCTAACAATGTTAGTGACCCTTTCAGAAgcagcacacagacacaggTCTTTCTAAGTGTCTGGATCAAAAGCTGCAGAGAACTGGACTAGGCTACAAAAGCCAAGCTGCTCTGATGTTCTCACGATGTTCTCAGTTCCCCTGTTGCAACCAGTAGCTGCCATTCCCACCTGCTCTAgtctgagttttttttttttggggatgGATGACCAGGGCTGAACATAATGTTGCAGAAAAAGTCACACCATCTGAAACAActtttactcttttttcttCCGTCTGTCGCATGACTGATTCATAACATCCTGTGATTGACTCGTGGATCTGGATTGTCAtccattttaataatttccaaCCTGATGAACCCTTTACTTAAAGAAAAAGTCCTTATTGTCAGTCACTGCTATCAAGACTTTGCATCTGCTTCTATTCAGTTTCACCGTATTTCCACTGTTGTAGCTTTCAAAACAACTTTATGTGATACTGTAGTCCTCTCTGTCACTGATGCATCTTCTTGCTCTTAGCAGATTtcccttgcacttggccttcCTTTTTTCTAATATAAAAAGTCACTGGTTAAAGTGGTAAACAAGACAATTTTCAAGATACTTGCAATTTCTAAAGAAGTTTTACTGAAACATTTGGATCAAAGGAATGCAGAGCTATGGTAAAGGGAGAACAATTTCAACAATTACATAGTGGCTGTGACTTTCATGAGAACAGattaaatttcaaatttatcGTCATTGTCTGCAGAACATTTAGTATTCCTTGAGTTCTGAGTCTCAAGGAAAACTCCTTTCATTCCCAGGGACAAAAACCTTTCTGCTCAAAAGCTGAAGTACTAATCAAACTGCCTCAGCCATCAGCGATCAGCTGTACAAGGCAGACAGGAAGTTAGGACTCAGCTTTTCCCAAGAAATCAAATGTCTTTCAGATGTTCCACTATCACTAAGGTGTGTGTGATAGAGCCACACCCCAGTTTATTTCTGACAGTGTACAGGTAATGCAGTGTTGTAGGTGAAGGGGTTCTGACTGCTGTGCATTGCTGTTCTTATCTCCTGAAGAGCAAGTTTGGGTAAACATTACCGTCCACAATTCTGGAGCACTCTCTACATGTCTGAGGATTCCAGGCTTCCATTACACAGAATGATCAATGTATTTAAGATTTCTCTTAGCTGTTGCTTACATCTGCTGGTGCTACAAAGcctgtttattttgtttcagtctGGACCCCAGAAATTAGAAAGAATTTTAGTTCTGCTGAATGTCTTTCTATTCTGACTATGCTTATAGCACCTGTGTTCAGTCTGGTTTGGACAGAATGGTGTGTACCTGGAAATAACCACGTGTTAACAGGAGGTTTatacttttcctcttttttttctttttttttttttaattttttccttttatgcaTGCCTTGATACTACAAACCATAGTATGGTCCCAGTTAAAGCACTAAATAAACAAGTTACATGTTCATCACAGGAGGGTTTGATTCCAACACACTGCagagaaagatttctttgtCCTGTTTTTGTTGGTGATGTTGAAATCAAGCATGGTTTGATTTCTTCCTACTTTTACATGCCAGTTAACATCATGATAACAACAAAATTTTGGGGAAGATGAGATTATTTTTGGCAATAACAAAAATCGTGTCAGCTGAGAGTTGTATTGGGAAGTAACgcatatttaattttccaatGAAAGTGCCATTGCTAAGACTTCAGgattcatttttataaaaatctttaaaaatactccaataaactttcagaaatttgtattttccctCAAGTGTCATCATTCCTCCTGGCCTCACTTGTGAGAAGCTTTGAAAGTCAAAGCTTCTGAAATTGTGTGAATGCAACGGTTTTCTTCAGCACCAACTTGTCAGTATGATTAACTCAGAAGAGTAGATTTCTGTGATCATGTAACTCTTCTCACTATGGGTAATTTGTGTTATTTTCCAGGATGagtaataaaacattttttcctctccttctctttctgttttcagataCAGCTATGGGATACTGCAGGCCAGGAGCGCTTCAGGAAGAGCATGGTGCAGCACTACTACAGGAATGTCCATGCTGTGGTGTTTGTGTATGATATGACAAACATTGCCAGTTTCCACAGCCTGCCATCCTGGATAGAGGAATGCAAACAGCACCTTCTTGCCAATGACATACCACGGATTCTGGTTGGAAATAAATGTGACCTGAGAAGTGCTATTCAGGTGCCCACGGACCTGGCCCAGAAGTTTGCTGACACTCACAGCATGCCATTGTTTGAAACCTCTGCCAAGAACCCCAATGACAATGACCATGTGGAGGCCATATTCATGACACTGGCTCACAAGCTTAAAAGTCACAAGCCATTAATGCTTAGTCAACCCCCAGATCATGATGAAATACATATAAAGCCTGAACCAAAACCTATCACATCCTGCTGGTGTTAGGTCACATTGTCACTGGCTTGTGACACCTAGTCTTGTTTGCAAGTGCTTCAAAATTTTGATCTTTGGCAAAGTTACAGGTTTTGGTAGCAACTATAGCAAATCTCTTTGGcactttaatgtgttttttattttaatttttcctggtGTAGATGTGCCCATCTTATGCTCTTGCACTTTGTAATTGTACTTTCTGAATTACTAAAATTTCACTATAAATATATGGGAACATACTCACTTTGTCAAGTTTTGACAAAGCAATCCTAGTTGAGCTCTTGCTGCCTGAGGTTGTTCTCATCACTTGTGGTAAGATTATAACTCGTGCGCCAGTTCACTAATACTTTTGGTTGCTACTTGTGTTGGAATAATGTAGGAGAAAGAGCCTTTTGTGACAGCCAGGGAACTTGGGTTTTGGGTCAGCAAGCGGGGAGATTTTTGGCATATGAAGGAATATTAGGTGAAGAGTAGGAAATTAGAAAGCAGGTACCTTTTTattgtaaaagcaaaaaaaaaaaaaaacaggtctGTCGAAGTTTGGGCTGCCAGTGTCGGTGCAAATTGCTAGGTTTTGGCCTGTCATTCCACTATGAACTTGGTCTGTTTCTTCATGGCAGTGGTAATGGAATTGACTAACTTCTCCCTACCTCTAGACAATTACTTGATACTTAAAaactttgttaatttttcataattaGCATGTGATACCAAACTATGTTAACCCATATTGTGGAAAGTACTGTAGCGCAGGATTTGGGGTAAAGTTGGGGCTCTATCCATGCGTTCTCTGATCTTACTAAAATTAAATGGCATATTTCTGAAATGTGGTGTATTTGAGTTGAGTAAGTAAAAGATTGGGTGAATTTGGCAAAAGCATACTGATTTTCAAAGACAGGGTTTGCAGGGCTTTAAGAGATCATGAGTGCTTCTCAGATGTCATGAAAAGCCAACTTGATAACATATTTCAGGAATGGGAATGCTTAGGAATATGGTacattcttaaaatatttccaaacacAAACTAAATTGGGTCTTGAAATATGGAGTAAATCTACCATCTACATCATCTGTTACAGATTTTCGAGGGAAAGCCTGCATGTATAATGTTGTGACTGTATGTAGGGCATCCTTGGCATTACTAATGTGAGCTAGTAGGGGTAAGATGAGGGAAATTCTTCCTCTTGGACCACCTTTTTCTGTGTTCTCATAGTTGCAACTGCTTCTTTTCAGTTCTATCTGAAGATCAGTTTCTTAACAAAAATGGTGCTAAGTTGCACATAGCTGCATAAAGTGAAATGTAAGCATAGAATGCAATCTATGACTTCATTCACGTGCCATGTCAAACAGTGTTTTGTGACTGAGTTTTTGAAGTataaaggaagattttttttttttgctttattggCAATGTGTAGCACGTGTTGCTTACTGGAAACTCAATGGAAGGGCTAGTTCAGAAGCTGCCACCCTAATGATTGCTTTAGAAACAAATTACTGAAACAAGATTCCTGTTGTTATGTAAACTATTACAATTCTTAAGGTGTAATTTCATTGCAgcttatacagaaaaaaaaatgcattggcTTTTTTCTAGATTTTGAAGGAGCATTTAATTTGGTCTAATATGATTAAGATGTTTAAAAAGAATCTAAACAAAAGGTAGTACTTTTTCCTGTATAAAGCTGCTTCAATTGTGACAGTAATTTTGCTTAGGAAACATTTGTAAAAGGAAGCTTTTGTATTCACTCTGAACCTTACATGACTAGAATTTACAGTTGTTTCAGAAACAATCATCTTTTTAACACTAGTGTCCttaatgatttcttttaagaaaattattgaTCTTAAATTGATGTTTATACTATGGTAAGTAAATATGGTTTACAGTCCTGCTGGACAGATTGTTTTTCACTCATGTCCTTAATCCTTTTTGTGAGAAGGATCCTTCTTAATTATTTGTATACTAAATATGTCAGCAAgttttcatgggttttttttgttttgttttgttttggttggttggtttggggttttgtttgtttgttttatttgtttgtttgtttttaataaaaatacccTAGAACTAAGAATTTTAAAGTCAGTTGGGTTGGGGGTTGGGGTAAGAAATTCATGTAGCTGCAAGTGTTACTGTTAAATTTGATCTGAAACACCTGCACATCTGCTAAGTTTTATTTGAGTTATCACAACTTGTAAATAAGGGCCCTCATGTCATGAAAATTGTGTGCAAATGGTGTTCAAGTGTGTAATTCCATGTTCAGCACAAAGCATGTTTTAATGGTTCTGCCATGGAGGCAGTGTGGTCAGTAATGCAGGATTCAGTGTTGCTCCCTGGCTTTCAGTGGTGATGTTCTGCCCACAGGATGGATGTCAGAGTACTGAATACTTTGTACATGTGTTTTCACTTCAGCAGACTGTAAAGTTGTGTTCTTTCGTATGTGCTGGGGGCAGGCAAGGCACAAAAAAACTAATAAACTGGCTTTGCCACTAACTGTTACCACTTGTTTTCAATAATTATAATAGAAATGGTAATATAATTCCATATGGTTAAAAAAATGCTGCGAGGGAGTTAAAGGAGTTTCTAGTTTCTGTCTGTGTGGGTGACAATTTTTACAAAACAGACTGTCACAATACATGGACTACTTTCAGTGCTCTCTTGCAACGACTCTGGGTGATTTTGAGGCATCTGCAGCACCCACCTGATGATTCAGAGGCATGTTCAGTATTTATTTCGGGTTCCAGCAGAATGGGAAGTGAAACAACAGTTACAAAAATAGTGATTACTGACCCTTGGATGTAAATCAAGACCCTAAAGGAGTCTTCTCCATCACTCTTCTTCTAGTCTcattttattcagaaataaaacctcTAACTTTTATAAATTTGTTGAAAGTCATATTTCTTGTCCTCTCTGTGAGTATTTTCACTTCACCAGAATAATTctaatactcttttttttttccccagagtcctACTTTTGAGATCATTGACTGATGTTGCTTAACATTGCAATTCCCAGATAAATGTAGAGCCATATGTTATTTAAAAGTAATAGTAATATTACTTTTAAATGGCAGTCTGACTTTTCTGTGGAAATCAACACAACACCAACACGTAATCTTAAATCTAAAGTAATAAATAACATTAGAAGTTGTCATTATTCTAGGACTCGCAAAAAAATACCACTGTTCTGAGGATGTCTCTGAGGATGTGggattttttctccttcctctgttGATGCAGGGTGCCCAAAGGAGGCCTCATTTATCCAGCTGAATGGCATCATCAGTGAGGGCTGTGAGGAGGCATTGAGAGAGGAAGAATGGCTGCTGTTTTCCAGGGGTGTTCTGGGATTCgctgggctctgcacagcctCCCACCTGCCAAATAGAAGCACGTGCTGAAGGCAGCTCCTTGTAGGTCTGGAAGCTATTTCCAGAGCTCAAAGGAAGGCAAGTGAGAGCTACTGGTCACCTAGGGACATTCCCTGAGGTGCACAGTCCCTGGGGGGATGTTATTGACATATATTGTTTTCTGCCTCGCTGAATCATCACTGCTTCATGTGAGTCACGAATTACTGAATCCTTAGctaataatttgaaattaatggaaaacaaattttccCAGCAATAGCAgtgatcattaaaaaaaaaaaaaaacaaaccaaaaccaaaaacgCCAAAATAGAGCATAATCCTCTCCCTGGCCTGCATTTAACAAATATGCTGCTCTTATTAAGAAGACATTCTTCCCTCtgaggctggtgaggcactggcacaggttgcccagagcacCTGTGGATCCCCCATccccagaagtgttcaaggccaggctgggtgaaACTCTTAGCATGTGAAAACTAAGAGTCATAAGACCCTGATCTTAGCTCAGTACTTCCTTTTCTGTTATTATTGTTTACTGTTTGCACTGCCCCTTTGGAAAGGtcacaggcagaaaaaagaCTGGTGTGAGGCAATATGCTAAACTCCCTCTTTCTGAAAATACCTAGTGATTTACTGCTGAAAACATCACACTGGGCCTCTAAATCAGGAGTCATAAAGCAGAAGCTGCATTTGCCAACCATTTATCCTCTCCAAAGCCTGGTCATCCCCACATCCTTCACACCCACTCCTGTACAGGAAAACACTTTAAATGCTCAGGGGGCTTTGAGGTGCTCCTTGCCCTTCATAGTCCTCTGTCCTTCAGACTTTTCTTCAGTTAAGGAAGGGCAGACAAAGAGGAGAAGACTAAACTGACCCTAAAATACATGAAACAGCTTTTCTATTCACTTCAAGGTATTTTTAACACACTCAAAATAGAGACAGTGAAGAGCTTCTGCCTTCAGCAACCAAAGATTCAGCTGTAGATTAAGGAAAGCATGTGCTAATCAGAGAGGGTTTTCAAGTTCCTGTGGATCCTCACGACTACCCTGGAGTGCTAGCTTCAATTCTGAGCTAATATCTGAGTCACTGTGATGCTGCTGttaaaaaagcacaaatgcTGGCAGCCCTTGTCTTTTTGCTTCAAGGCTCACAGTGCTTTTGTCAAATTGCACCTGACCTGAAAGAGTTGATTTCAATGCTTTCATCTGTCATTAAGTAGGTACATTTAATTTATATGCATGATGATAGCAGAGGCTAAATAAAGATATATAAGATCTATTCTATCTATATATCTAAAATGATGGCCAGAAAACATGTATATTCACATCACCATAGGCATGCATACTTTTGCATCATAATGCAACATTTGGGGGAGTGCTGTGTGGAGTTCCAGCTCTTTTTGATGTGTGATACCTGACACTGGTGGGATTCCAGCTC
This region includes:
- the RAB33B gene encoding ras-related protein Rab-33B; translated protein: MAAGDVESSLELSLTGSGALPGALPPARSRIFKIIVIGDSNVGKTCLTYRFCAGRFPQRTEATIGVDFRERAVTIDGERIKIQLWDTAGQERFRKSMVQHYYRNVHAVVFVYDMTNIASFHSLPSWIEECKQHLLANDIPRILVGNKCDLRSAIQVPTDLAQKFADTHSMPLFETSAKNPNDNDHVEAIFMTLAHKLKSHKPLMLSQPPDHDEIHIKPEPKPITSCWC